From the genome of Aspergillus fumigatus Af293 chromosome 1, whole genome shotgun sequence, one region includes:
- a CDS encoding SDR family NAD(P)-dependent oxidoreductase, with protein MLFLYPPDTHDRTLTSAVALVTGGGSGIGLMIIQALAVSGAKVYITGRTGEKLDRVAELYSHNIPGQIIPITADVTSKQSIQKLVDEISSEEKALHILVNNAGISGTTQDTDSQSAEELHQKLFKDESNSVEEWDEIFRTNVTQLCFTTAAFLPLLNNSISGILKTAQHHFHYNASKGAAIHVSRMLAHGIASSNLKIRVNNIAPGVFPLEMTANDSDEKQKSSLLKEKYEGKVPAGRPGKDEDMGSAIFSICNQYLNGQTIVVDGGFVLAAGTV; from the exons ATGTTGTTCCTATATCCACCTGATACGCATGATAGGACATTGACCAGTGCAGTTGCTCTCGTCACGGGAGGTGGTTCGGGAATCGGCCTCATGATCATACAGGCACTGGCTGTAAGCGGTGCCAAAGTATACATCACTGGTCGGACGGGAGAAAAGCTCGACCGTGTTGCAGAATTGTACTCGCACAATATTCCCGGGCAGATCATTCCCATCACCGCCGACGTCACTAGCAAGCAATCCATCCAGAAGCTTGTCGACGAAATCTCCTCCGAGGAAAAAGCACTGCACATTCTCGTCAACAACGCCGGCATCTCGGGTACGACACAGGACACCGACAGTCAGAGCGCCGAGGAACTGCACCAGAAGCTCTTCAAGGACGAGTCCAATTCCGTTGAAGAGTGGGACGAGATCTTCCGCACCAACGTAACCCAGCTATGTTTCACCACCGCTGCTttcctgcccctgctgaATAA CTCCATTTCAGGCATTCTCAAGACAGCTCAACACCACTTCCATTACAATGCTAGCAAAGGCGCCGCCATCCATGTGTCGAGAATGCTGGCGCATGGGATCGCCTCATCCAACCTGAAGATTCGGGTCAACAACATCGCCCCAGGGGTTTTCCCCTTGGAAATGACCGCCAACGACAGCGacgagaagcagaagagctctcttctcaaggagaagtacgAGGGCAAGGTTCCCGCTGGAAGACCGGGTAAGGATGAAGACATGGGCAGCGCTATTTTCTCCATCTGCAACCAGTACCTGAATGGGCAGACTATCGTGGTTGACGGCGGCTtcgttcttgctgctggaACTGTTTAA
- the atfC gene encoding bZIP transcription factor atfC, whose product MTTTTLLTEQSANGNLLDWASLSPTGLALPPGDSTTHEPVLLSDEDLHVLDPAFLSKHTDTSIDNNNRPPYDQRPQLNPASTNQGASNLHSARPSRSSITSISSTTSTSTSATTGSDITSPKKASKSSKRNSKPKVYDKNDPRRERYLERNRRAASKCRRQKKERNQQLENLYRKQSAEQERLLSERDRMRSELLSLKDELLKHAQCEDPPLKFYIAQMVEEAGAAVAPGRPINTYSPGYSEQQAQPLMFNDDDVLQQRSPTMKMSMVADAPWSTSGGDFVDFVQL is encoded by the coding sequence ATGACGACCACCACACTTCTTACCGAGCAGTCGGCCAATGGCAATCTTCTGGACTGGGCCAGCCTTAGTCCAACTGGTCTTGCCTTGCCGCCCGGTGATTCTACCACCCATGAACCTGTCCTTCTGAGCGATGAGGATCTCCATGTCCTCGATcctgcttttctttccaaGCACACAGACACCAGCAtcgataataataatagaccCCCGTACGACCAGCGCCCGCAGCTAAATCCAGCTTCCACCAACCAGGGCGCTTCAAATCTCCATTCTGCTCGACCCTCGCGCTCATCCATCACCAGCATTTCTTCTACAACATCTACTTCTACGTCCGCCACTACAGGATCAGACATCACTTCTCCCAAAAAGGCTTCAAAATCCAGCAAACGGAACTCGAAACCAAAGGTATATGACAAGAACGACCCCCGTCGCGAGAGATATCTCGAGCGCAACCGGCGCGCAGCCAGCAAATGCCGCCGCCAAAAGAAAGAGCGCAACCAGCAACTGGAGAACCTGTATCGCAAACAGTCTGCAGAGCAAGAGCGGCTTCTCTCAGAGCGCGACCGGATGCGATCggagcttctttctctgaAGGATGAACTGCTGAAGCACGCACAATGCGAAGACCCGCCGCTCAAGTTCTACATTGCACAGATGGTCGAGGAGGCTGGTGCGGCTGTTGCGCCAGGTAGACCGATCAATACCTACTCTCCTGGGTACTCTGAGCAGCAGGCGCAGCCTCTGATGTtcaacgatgatgatgtcttGCAACAGCGGTCCCCGACAATGAAGATGTCTATGGTTGCAGATGCACCTTGGAGCACATCGGGTGGTGACTTTGTGGATTTTGTTCAATTGTGA
- the scf1 gene encoding heat shock 9/12 family protein — MSDTGRKDFTTKAQEKMTPDSQKSTMDKMKETVTDATDRLTGSAQGDSQKSYSQQAYDSIRGGADNQTHGSSTETIGQKAKNAMGLGDH, encoded by the exons ATGTCTGACACCGGCCGCAAGGATTTCACCACCA AGGCTCAGGAGAAGATGACTCCTGACTCCCAAAAGTCCACCATGGACAAGATGAAGGAAACCGTCACCGACGCTACCGACCGCCTCACAGGCAGCGCGCAAGGCGACAGCCAAAAGTCGTACTCGCAGCAGGCCTATGACTCCATTCGTGGTGGAGCGGACAACCAGACCCATGGTAGCAGCACCGAGACAAT CGgccagaaggcaaagaatgCCATGGGACTTGGTGATCATTAA